One segment of Candidatus Tanganyikabacteria bacterium DNA contains the following:
- the amrB gene encoding AmmeMemoRadiSam system protein B, with the protein MQGPSVPDPLRNLDLRPLPEDPERVLVIDRLGVQPEPLAVPLVFFLVAQHFDGRRTSAELAALLAKEGIRIDPGSVELIARQLADAQLLDDERVRARIAAMERDLLSGPRAATLAGSCFPVTADACGAWVERQMAQAGPPLTARADHLPALVVPHIDPRKGGVSYAKAYRELLAAPPADLYVILGIGHAGLRHGISLAPVDFETPFGLLPADRGLCTELVARTGDWLLADQLVQAQEHSIECQAVFLQHLLKHRFAVLPLLTGFGTEDTERMAGVFGTLRELLRESGKTWTVLSSVDFSHVGPLYGDAEPGAPLMGKVEEQDRLAISRLEAADDGGFWEAIHAHRNPTRICGYSSMWGMLQLVEPRRGRLVDYSHTVMDEADSRVTFAAMAFD; encoded by the coding sequence ATGCAAGGGCCCAGCGTACCCGACCCGCTCCGCAACCTCGATCTCCGGCCGCTCCCCGAGGACCCCGAGCGGGTCCTCGTCATCGATCGCCTCGGGGTGCAGCCCGAGCCGCTTGCGGTGCCCCTGGTCTTCTTCCTGGTCGCCCAGCACTTCGACGGCCGGCGCACTTCGGCCGAGCTTGCCGCCCTTCTCGCCAAGGAGGGCATCCGCATCGATCCCGGGTCGGTGGAGCTCATCGCGCGGCAACTGGCCGACGCGCAACTGCTGGATGACGAGCGCGTCCGCGCCCGGATAGCCGCCATGGAGCGCGACCTGCTCTCCGGGCCGCGCGCCGCCACGCTGGCCGGATCCTGTTTCCCGGTCACCGCGGACGCATGCGGAGCCTGGGTGGAGCGGCAGATGGCGCAGGCGGGCCCGCCGCTTACGGCGCGGGCGGACCATCTGCCGGCGCTGGTGGTCCCGCACATCGATCCGCGCAAGGGCGGCGTGTCGTATGCCAAGGCGTATCGCGAGCTCCTGGCCGCCCCGCCGGCCGACCTGTACGTCATCCTGGGCATCGGCCACGCGGGCCTGCGCCACGGCATCAGCCTCGCGCCGGTCGATTTCGAGACGCCCTTCGGGCTGCTGCCGGCCGATCGCGGCCTGTGCACCGAACTGGTCGCCCGCACCGGGGACTGGCTCCTGGCGGATCAGCTCGTGCAGGCGCAGGAGCACAGCATCGAGTGCCAGGCCGTCTTCCTGCAGCACCTCCTCAAGCACCGCTTCGCCGTGCTGCCGCTCCTCACCGGGTTCGGCACGGAAGATACCGAGCGCATGGCGGGAGTGTTCGGGACGCTGCGCGAGCTCCTGCGGGAGTCCGGAAAGACCTGGACGGTGCTCTCCTCGGTCGACTTCTCGCACGTCGGGCCGCTCTACGGCGACGCCGAACCGGGCGCGCCGCTGATGGGCAAGGTCGAGGAGCAGGATCGTCTGGCCATCTCCCGGCTGGAAGCGGCCGACGACGGCGGCTTCTGGGAGGCCATCCATGCCCATCGCAACCCGACCCGCATCTGCGGCTATTCGAGTATGTGGGGCATGCTGCAACTGGTCGAACCGCGGCGCGGCCGCCTGGTCGACTACAGCCACACCGTGATGGACGAGGCCGACTCGCGCGTGACGTTCGCCGCGATGGCTTTCGACTAG
- a CDS encoding ABC transporter ATP-binding protein translates to MSLVETQGLARAYGREIKTHALRPTDLALAAGEVVAIVGPSGSGKTTLLNLIGGLDRPSAGTVRSCGMDLERLDDVSLGEYRRLKVGFVFQFFNLVDTLTAGENVALARDLAGGSADVPALLGAVGLAGKEDRFPAELSGGEQQRVAIARALAKDPPLLLCDEPTGALDVEAGKQVLELLVAAARPPAGAQERRAVVVVTHNLAVAAACDRVLRLRDGAVVADERGGARVPVADAGW, encoded by the coding sequence ATGTCGCTTGTGGAGACGCAAGGCCTCGCGCGGGCCTACGGACGTGAGATCAAGACGCACGCCCTTCGCCCGACGGACCTCGCGCTTGCGGCCGGCGAGGTCGTCGCGATCGTCGGGCCGAGCGGCTCGGGCAAGACCACGCTGCTGAATCTCATCGGCGGGCTGGATCGCCCGAGCGCGGGAACGGTGCGTTCTTGCGGCATGGACCTCGAGCGCCTCGACGACGTTTCGCTCGGAGAGTACCGCCGGCTGAAGGTCGGGTTCGTGTTTCAGTTCTTCAACCTGGTCGACACGCTCACCGCGGGCGAGAACGTCGCCCTGGCCCGGGATCTGGCCGGCGGCTCGGCCGACGTGCCGGCACTCCTCGGAGCCGTGGGGCTGGCCGGAAAGGAGGATCGCTTCCCTGCGGAGCTGTCGGGAGGGGAGCAGCAGCGCGTCGCCATCGCGCGTGCCCTGGCGAAGGATCCGCCGCTCCTGCTCTGCGACGAGCCGACGGGCGCGCTCGACGTCGAGGCGGGAAAGCAGGTGCTGGAGCTGCTGGTGGCCGCGGCACGGCCTCCGGCCGGTGCCCAGGAGAGGCGGGCCGTGGTCGTCGTGACTCACAACCTCGCGGTCGCCGCGGCCTGCGACCGGGTCCTGCGGCTGCGCGACGGTGCCGTCGTCGCCGACGAACGGGGCGGCGCGCGCGTCCCGGTGGCCGACGCCGGCTGGTGA